A region from the Vulpes lagopus strain Blue_001 chromosome 5, ASM1834538v1, whole genome shotgun sequence genome encodes:
- the BMP10 gene encoding bone morphogenetic protein 10 yields MGSLALQLCAVFGLVAHSVSGSPIMSLEQSPLEENMPLFDDVFSEQDAVDFNTLLQSMKNDFLKTLNLSDIPLQDSAKVDPPEYMLELYNKFATDRTSMPSASIIRSFKNEDLFSQPASFNGLRKYPLLFNVSIPHHEEVIMAELRLYTLVQRDRLIYDGVDRKITIFEVLESRGDTESERSMLVLASGEIYGTNNEWETFDVTDAIRRWQRSGSSIHQLEVHIESRHDGTEDAGRGHLEIDTTDQNKHVPLLVVFSDDQSSKKERKEELNEMIAHEQLLELKNLGLDGYSSGPGEAALLQMRSNIIYDSTARIRRNAKGNYCKRTPLYIDFKEIGWDSWIIAPPGYEAYECRGVCNYPLAEHLTPTKHAIIQALVHLKNSQKASKACCVPTKLEPISILYLDKGVVTYKFKYEGMAVSECGCR; encoded by the exons ATGGGTTCTCTGGCCCTGCAGCTGTGCGCGGTCTTCGGCCTGGTGGCTCACTCGGTTTCTGGCAGCCCCATCATGAGCCTGGAGCAGTCGCCTCTGGAAGAAAACATGCCCCTCTTCGACGATGTCTTCTCGGAGCAAGATGCTGTCGACTTCAACACGTTGCTGCAGAGCATGAAGAATGATTTTCTCAAGACGCTGAACTTATCCGACATCCCTCTGCAGGACTCAGCCAAGGTGGACCCACCGGAGTACATGCTGGAACTCTACAACAAATTTGCAACGGATCGGACCTCCATGCCCTCGGCCAGCATCATTAGGAGTTTCAAGAACGAAG atctgttTTCCCAGCCAGCCAGTTTTAACGGGCTCCGAAAGTACCCTCTCCTCTTCAACGTGTCCATCCCTCATCATGAAGAGGTTATCATGGCCGAGCTCAGGTTGTACACACTGGTGCAAAGAGACCGCCTGATATATGATGGAGTAGACCGCAAGATTACCATTTTTGAGGTACTAGAGAGCAGAGGGGACACTGAGAGCGAAAGGAGCATGCTGGTCTTGGCGTCGGGAGAGATCTACGGAACCAACAATGAGTGGGAGACTTTTGACGTCACCGATGCCATCAGGCGTTGGCAAAGGTCGGGCTCATCCATCCACCAGCTGGAGGTCCACATCGAGAGCAGACACGACGGAACCGAAGACGCCGGCAGGGGACACCTGGAAATAGACACCACTGACCAAAATAAGCACGTCCCTTTGCTCGTCGTGTTTTCTGACGACCAAAGCAGCAAGAAGGAGCGGAAGGAGGAACTGAATGAGATGATTGCCCACGAGCAACTTCTGGAGCTCAAAAACCTGGGCCTGGACGGCTATTCCAGTGGGCCGGGAGAAGCAGCCCTGCTGCAGATGAGGTCAAACATCATCTACGATTCTACTGCCCGCATCAGAAGGAACGCTAAGGGCAACTACTGCAAGAGGACCCCGCTCTACATCGACTTCAAAGAGATAGGCTGGGACTCTTGGATCATCGCCCCCCCCGGATACGAAGCCTACGAATGCCGCGGGGTTTGCAACTACCCCCTGGCAGAGCACCTCACACCCACAAAGCACGCGATCATCCAGGCCTTGGTCCACCTCAAGAATTCCCAAAAGGCTTCCAAGGCCTGCTGCGTGCCCACCAAGCTAGAGCCCATCTCCATCCTCTATTTAGACAAGGGCGTCGTCACCTACAAGTTCAAATACGAAGGCATGGCAGTGTCCGAATGCGGCTGTAGATAG